Part of the Penicillium digitatum chromosome 4, complete sequence genome is shown below.
ATGGAGATTCGCTAGATGTAGCGGCCTGTCCTGGGGGCTGGTAAAAGAGACCGTTCACCATGGGCTGTGCAGCTGTAAGAGCTTCTGAGGGTGACATGGCTTCTTCTACCGGAGCAAGAGGAATGTAAGAAGACTGGGGCGGTGTTGCTTGATATCCACCCGCGTTTGGTGACCCGTATAGTGAAGCTCCATAGGACATCTGTTGATCAATCGAGGGCGAGAGTTCTTGTGAGCTTCGACGCTGTCCAACAGGCGGGAAGTAGGAAGCAGATCTCTGAGAATCCATCGAAGATCGGCCCTTGAACTGCTCAGGCGAAGCATTGGGGGCATATTGGCCGGATGGGTGATACTTGGACACGCCGCTGGTAGGAATAGGCTGCGCTCCTGCAGTTGCTCCAGGATAAGAACCGTAGATGTCAGATACAGAAGGTGAACGGCTAATTGTCGGGGTGCCGGCCACGTTTGCAAAAGGACCAACTTCGGCATGCTCGCCACCTTTACCAGACCCAGTCGATGCAGCATCATTATCATCACCTACCACAAAACTATTGAAGCGAGCCCACATAGACCCCGAGACCTTCTCCATGCTGGGCCTCGAGATCCAAGAGCCGCTGTCACTGGTTGTTTGACGCAGACGTGCAGACAGCTCTTCAACTTCCGCAAAAAGGTGTTGGTGATAGTATGGCGAGGGACGAGTGGTTGCCTTCAATGCTGCTGCCACTGCGTCGCAATAGCCTTGCGCCTCTAAATTGCGACCCTGATCAACAAGGCGCCTGGCATTCAGAATCTTGAAAGCCAAGAGATGTGGCAGATGGGCTGTTGGAGAGTTGCTGAGAACAGACGTAGCATATTCATAGGCCTCAGTCAGCAAGACAGCGTCTCCTTCCATTAGGGAAGAAGGGCAACGCTGATGGTCAGCACCAAGGAGAGTGATGTTGGCCTTCGGATCATCGGGGCCACCGAAAACTGCAGCACGCGAGAAGATGTAACAAACGTGAGCCGCATCTGTCCGTCCATAAGAATTGAGGAGGTGACCAAGGGAAAATAGGGCCAGATGATCCTCGGAACTCCGATTGCTCAAAACCAGTCCCAAGGTATCCCTCCACTTGTCTAACCCTTCGAGCGCATTCTTAGTGGATCCCTGGCCATCAGCCTTGCTAATAAGTTGCAGACCTGCTCGGGCAGACGGGGGAACCAGTTCATCGATACTTTCTTCGATATTGCCAGCGAAGATCTCGTAGAGGGCTGCAAGTGACTCGGTGTTTGTGGATTTGGATCTGACCTCCCGGCGGACAAATTCCTGCGCGACCTGTTTCGAAATCGACCTGTCCATGGTCGATGAGATGATCATCGCGTGTCCCCAAAGACGTCGATCGACAGCACTCCAGACAGCCTTCTCCCGATCGCCATAGATCAAGTGTAAGCGGAGCTCCTCCAACCACTGTGGATCAACAGCATCAGGCTGCGAAGGCATTTCGGAAGGGGCAAATCCTCCCGAGGCGGCTAAGCTATTAGTGTATGATCCGTCTGCGTCGGGGTTGGGTAAGTTAGGGAAGATGATCTGGCGTAGAGAATTTTGAATTTCTGGGGAACTCTCCAGATTGCCGTCATTCTCCACCAGCAGCTTGACAACCTTCCACAGAAGAATTTTTTCCTCCTGGCGTTTGCGCGTATCGGACTGAACCTGTTCGTAGCTTGGAAGATCTGAAGCTTCGAATGCCGAAATCTTGTTAGAAAGCCAAGCAATCAAgtccttcttctttgattttgCCTTTAGGGGCCCAGGGTGCTGGACAATGTTATTACCAGAGGGCAGCCATTCGTTCAGCTGGGAAATTTTCGGTTCACCAAGAGTAGGCTGGATCATTGGCGCCACTTGGCCAGCGGAGTAGCGAGGAATGTACCTAGGGAAACAAGATGCTATGGATCCACCGAACCCGAATTTGAAGATAGGAGCACCCTTCCATCGCTCCAGGGGATCATGCTGATGTCCATCATTGGGAACGATGAATTCCAGGTGCTTCGTTGGAGCGCGGGTTTGAGAGACAGCCTGCACAGAAGCATATGGATTCACAGTTCTAGTTGGCGAGCCTGAAAGTTGCACGGAAGCCGGCCGTTGAAGGATATCGATGTTCTGTCCGTAGGAACGCGGGCTCGTCAAGTCCCGGCTAGGTGACTGTGTCTGGGACCTGCGAAGTGGACCAATCTGGATATCGTTCGGCGGCGGGGACATGTATACATTCGTCGCGGGAACAGGGAGGGCGTGTTCCGGGGCCGGTGCGAGACGCTGGGCAAATTCATTAAGATATTCCTGGGGGGCATAGCGACTTTGAGGCGGAGATGATTGTACAGGTGAGCCTGCACCTTCTCTTCGTGGTAGGCTGTCGGGACCATTAAGATATTGCGGAGCACTAGGCGGGATTTGTCCAAAGCCAGCTCCTTGCCCGCGCGTCGGAGATAAATTGATCGCAGGGTCGAGAGATGGTAGCTTGTGTGATTGATCAGGCTGGTAGGAAACCTTTTCATGGTGTGCAAGCGGACTTGAAGTCCGTGGCTGGAAAGGCAAATTTTGGCCAGGAACATTGAGTGGCTGTGAGGCATACCGATTGGGAGTGGAAGAGGTAGGAGGGGGAGCAGGGGAGTATCTCGGTAGCGAAGGTGGCTTTGGGGGTGCTTGCAAGCCAGGAGGCTGAGGAGAATACCTTGCATCGGCAGAAGGTCCAGTCAGGGCACTCGATGCTAGACTAGCATACGGATCCAGCTGCTCAGGGGGCTGGAATGTGGATTGAATTGGGAGCGCCATGTGCTGTGGAACTGGTGGTGCGGCAGCAGCATACTGGACCTGGGGGAGGGAAAGAGATGACCCGGTCATCGTTGGCACCGCCTGCGGATTAGGGGTATACCGACCTGAGCTGGCAGGCCTAGACCTTGGTGGCCCCAAAGGAAGTTCCTCGTAGAAATTCTTTGGCGCAGGGGGAGCAGACACAGATGATGGGGGAGCTGCCGGAGTGAGGAAGCCAGCAGCAGCAGGAATCGGTACGCCAGAAAGACCTCGGGGAGGAGGTGGGGGCAAACTAGTCACTGTTGGAGGAACAGGCTTATGGGTAGTGACCGGCTTTCGGGGTCGGGAGATTTCATCTGGAAGGTCATAAGGAGATTTATAACCCTGTTTTGACCGTTCAGCAAAGCTCTCTCCCCTTATTGCCACAGGATTATGCGGTGCCTGCGAGAAGTATGATGACATCGCTCCGGTGGCTGGCGGCAGAGTTCCTGCAAGAGGAACACCCTGCAATAGATCACCAGTGGATGGTTGATGGGGTGTGTATATGTTGGGAACAGGTCTTGGCTGGGGAAAGGCCTGAGGGGTCTGGAACGGACTGTTCAAGCCAGCCGATAGACCATTGTGCGTGGACTGAATAGGTGTTTGATTAATTTGCTCCTGTGCAGAGACAGACTGAGCGGCTTCAGCTTCCAGCAGTAtatcgtcatcatccaatGCCGCCTCCCAGCGAGCCGCCAGATCATCATCCGGTGAATCTGCTAGCTCAGCTTCCCACCGTGCGGCTAGCTCTTCCTCTGAGGGATCAACTGTTGTTTGGGGCTCCAGCAACGCAACCTTCAGAGCATCATCAAACTGCGCCGCAGCCGAAGAGTCACTAACAGGGGAATCCAGAACAAATCCAGCCGATTCCAAGACCTGAGATGTGCTATTTCGGGCGAAATGATCGACAGGTTGCTCCTCGGCGTCTTCCTTCGAGGTAGAGCCCAAGAAATTCTCATCGCCGTTCTTGTCCTCTAACTTTGGAGCCGAGCTAAAGAACCTATCTgcatcatcctcgtcgtTGGTAAACACGCTGTCAATAGATTTATCTTCTTCCAGTCGGCGTTGAGGTGAAGCCGTTGTAGGCTTATCTAACAAAGGGGCCCCTTCCTCGAACATAGGCTCGGCTTCTGGTGACCCAGGCTCGGCTTCTGGTGGTGCAAAGATTGGCTTTGTCTGGCTGTTGAGTTGATTGAAAAAGTCGTCCTCA
Proteins encoded:
- a CDS encoding COPII vesicle coat protein Sec16, putative codes for the protein MAHQATDNNSESWNPALRPENNNSSATMSLIQGGLSDLIAADEPKDESLEDIVSPQSEDFSAWDISDEVDAIQPQHTSLDVLVNNASPVIDQVVYLDTDSIEKKSQTPDRTVEAIHTKIAPSIENADTVLSPTPPETQPAQPVQTQAPSVQSGAEASNGGFTTVEGSAPVQTETFDIFVPTVAPEQEYLEPTFVRDATPSGEERTMAPEPMLDTLKHEFSPQSTPSEKASLQTDEGNTDSEDPSATFEKDLGNAPPPTEEATPHSKISHNFSEFASTPNLIQDREEPKFVEEAVRPSPEETAFTGATFDEKSADIFNYTEKVIATTEIEQADLLSRSINVESENADSSVPMEAFASTNEAYPDPAAADEDTAPQDQPFWTNEASGKVDSDEDDFFNQLNSQTKPIFAPPEAEPGSPEAEPMFEEGAPLLDKPTTASPQRRLEEDKSIDSVFTNDEDDADRFFSSAPKLEDKNGDENFLGSTSKEDAEEQPVDHFARNSTSQVLESAGFVLDSPVSDSSAAAQFDDALKVALLEPQTTVDPSEEELAARWEAELADSPDDDLAARWEAALDDDDILLEAEAAQSVSAQEQINQTPIQSTHNGLSAGLNSPFQTPQAFPQPRPVPNIYTPHQPSTGDLLQGVPLAGTLPPATGAMSSYFSQAPHNPVAIRGESFAERSKQGYKSPYDLPDEISRPRKPVTTHKPVPPTVTSLPPPPPRGLSGVPIPAAAGFLTPAAPPSSVSAPPAPKNFYEELPLGPPRSRPASSGRYTPNPQAVPTMTGSSLSLPQVQYAAAAPPVPQHMALPIQSTFQPPEQLDPYASLASSALTGPSADARYSPQPPGLQAPPKPPSLPRYSPAPPPTSSTPNRYASQPLNVPGQNLPFQPRTSSPLAHHEKVSYQPDQSHKLPSLDPAINLSPTRGQGAGFGQIPPSAPQYLNGPDSLPRREGAGSPVQSSPPQSRYAPQEYLNEFAQRLAPAPEHALPVPATNVYMSPPPNDIQIGPLRRSQTQSPSRDLTSPRSYGQNIDILQRPASVQLSGSPTRTVNPYASVQAVSQTRAPTKHLEFIVPNDGHQHDPLERWKGAPIFKFGFGGSIASCFPRYIPRYSAGQVAPMIQPTLGEPKISQLNEWLPSGNNIVQHPGPLKAKSKKKDLIAWLSNKISAFEASDLPSYEQVQSDTRKRQEEKILLWKVVKLLVENDGNLESSPEIQNSLRQIIFPNLPNPDADGSYTNSLAASGGFAPSEMPSQPDAVDPQWLEELRLHLIYGDREKAVWSAVDRRLWGHAMIISSTMDRSISKQVAQEFVRREVRSKSTNTESLAALYEIFAGNIEESIDELVPPSARAGLQLISKADGQGSTKNALEGLDKWRDTLGLVLSNRSSEDHLALFSLGHLLNSYGRTDAAHVCYIFSRAAVFGGPDDPKANITLLGADHQRCPSSLMEGDAVLLTEAYEYATSVLSNSPTAHLPHLLAFKILNARRLVDQGRNLEAQGYCDAVAAALKATTRPSPYYHQHLFAEVEELSARLRQTTSDSGSWISRPSMEKVSGSMWARFNSFVVGDDNDAASTGSGKGGEHAEVGPFANVAGTPTISRSPSVSDIYGSYPGATAGAQPIPTSGVSKYHPSGQYAPNASPEQFKGRSSMDSQRSASYFPPVGQRRSSQELSPSIDQQMSYGASLYGSPNAGGYQATPPQSSYIPLAPVEEAMSPSEALTAAQPMVNGLFYQPPGQAATSSESPYYQGPPGMPAGVPDSDSPYAPPVASSSYEPVSYEPVSAGVDTGDVAQEDDVPPVAEQSKKQAIMDDDDDDLAARAAAIQRAENDRKANEAFAKAAEEDAKKDAQQSGKKGWFGGWFGGAKKEENNSGGGPIRAKLGEKSSFYYDKDLKKWVNKKDPGSGAPVHSTPPPPRGSAPPSRTASSGSIPPNGAPPMPPMSVSGSRPQSSLTAAPPSLSSSPGFSGLAPRSVSTGAAMPTPPGISSGPPPRPSSSLTHANSIDDLIGAPQARKGNTVRGKKKGRYVDVMAQ